A genome region from Geobacter pickeringii includes the following:
- a CDS encoding efflux RND transporter periplasmic adaptor subunit: MTRGKLCVMILPAVLAMAGCGAKEGAKETAAPAVVTGVPTEAVAAVAIPEGTEAVGTVRARNAAVIAARLAGTVSGIFVREGDRVGKGKLLVTLDAAESAAQAAGARATEDEARRGVDEARAHQRLADTTFARYQNLYAEQAVTRQEFDNRRADKEVADQGVERAVARLAAAREGARAAGMVAGYGRITAPLTGVVTARQAERGMTVFPGSPLLTVEEMGSYRLEAAVPESEIGRVKIGARLPVAVEGAGVAATGRVAEVVPAADPGSRTFTVKVDLSGSGLRSGMFGRVFIPTGERNGISVPKGAVVERGGLTSVWVVDGRGIARMRLVKCGKPLGGRIEILSGVTAGERVVTGGTENVVEGARIQ; the protein is encoded by the coding sequence ATGACCAGAGGGAAACTGTGCGTCATGATCCTTCCCGCCGTTCTGGCGATGGCCGGCTGCGGCGCAAAGGAAGGGGCGAAGGAGACGGCCGCGCCGGCCGTCGTGACGGGGGTGCCGACGGAGGCCGTTGCCGCGGTGGCGATCCCCGAGGGGACGGAGGCGGTGGGGACCGTGCGGGCCCGGAATGCCGCGGTGATCGCCGCCCGCCTTGCCGGCACCGTTTCCGGCATCTTCGTCCGGGAGGGGGATCGGGTCGGGAAGGGGAAACTCCTCGTGACCCTCGACGCGGCGGAGAGCGCCGCCCAGGCGGCGGGAGCCCGGGCCACGGAGGACGAGGCCCGGCGGGGGGTGGACGAGGCCCGGGCGCACCAGCGGCTTGCCGATACCACCTTTGCCCGCTACCAGAACCTGTACGCGGAACAGGCCGTCACCCGCCAGGAATTCGACAACCGCAGGGCGGACAAGGAGGTGGCGGACCAGGGGGTGGAGCGGGCCGTCGCCCGGCTCGCCGCGGCGCGGGAAGGGGCCCGGGCCGCCGGGATGGTGGCGGGGTACGGCCGGATCACCGCTCCCCTGACGGGGGTGGTGACCGCCAGGCAGGCCGAGCGGGGGATGACCGTCTTCCCGGGGAGCCCGCTCCTCACCGTGGAGGAGATGGGGAGCTACCGGCTGGAGGCGGCGGTCCCCGAATCGGAGATCGGCCGGGTGAAGATCGGCGCCCGGCTGCCGGTCGCCGTCGAGGGGGCCGGCGTCGCCGCCACGGGGCGGGTCGCCGAGGTGGTTCCCGCCGCCGATCCCGGCAGCAGGACCTTCACCGTGAAGGTCGATCTCTCCGGCAGCGGCCTCAGGTCGGGGATGTTCGGCCGCGTCTTCATCCCGACCGGCGAACGGAACGGGATCTCGGTGCCGAAGGGGGCCGTCGTGGAGCGGGGTGGGCTCACCTCGGTCTGGGTGGTTGACGGCCGGGGAATTGCCCGGATGCGGCTCGTGAAGTGCGGAAAACCCCTGGGCGGGCGGATCGAGATCCTCTCCGGGGTGACGGCCGGCGAGCGGGTGGTGACCGGCGGAACGGAGAACGTGGTGGAAGGGGCCCGGATCCAATGA
- a CDS encoding TolC family protein encodes MIRFLALSSLLLLVTPAAWAAEPAVSFREALRMALERNHLVSGAAYEKEAAERGAAATRSRYLPRITFDESFAASNSPTRTFMMKLDQGRFAQDDFQLGNLNSPATRTDFRTMFSLEQPLFDFSIGYGREMAEREAEEKGYLFERRREDAGYAVLAAYLGVQRARAVLDATEKEVVEAREHLRLARTRSEGGTGLRSDELRARTFLSEAEERTITALNDLQLAKMRLALAVGGGAGESLDIREEMKGEPLRLQEEELVRAALVTRQDLKGAEKGVERAAAAVGLAASAWLPTVYAGASWQMNDRDIPFGRDNDAWNAGVTLRWELFDGMRRSSDQGRARASRDAAVQYREQFRKEIALQIRESLLRRGEAGKRLEVARHAFLAAEEGMRLVNKRFGEGLATMVELLDAQTSLNRSRTGLVERETDLQLATARVYHAAGLFLKEMMNP; translated from the coding sequence GTGATCCGGTTCCTTGCCCTCTCTTCCCTTCTGCTGCTTGTCACCCCCGCTGCCTGGGCCGCCGAGCCTGCCGTGAGCTTCCGGGAGGCCCTCCGCATGGCGCTGGAGCGCAACCACCTCGTCAGCGGCGCGGCGTACGAAAAGGAGGCCGCCGAACGGGGTGCGGCCGCCACCAGGAGCCGCTATCTCCCCCGCATCACGTTTGACGAGAGCTTTGCCGCCTCCAACTCTCCCACCCGCACCTTCATGATGAAGCTCGACCAGGGGCGCTTCGCCCAGGACGACTTCCAGCTCGGCAACCTCAACTCCCCCGCCACCCGCACCGATTTCCGGACCATGTTCTCCCTGGAGCAGCCGCTCTTCGATTTCTCCATCGGCTATGGCCGGGAGATGGCCGAGCGGGAGGCCGAGGAGAAGGGCTACCTCTTCGAGCGCCGCCGCGAGGATGCGGGGTATGCGGTCCTCGCCGCCTACCTGGGGGTCCAGCGGGCGCGGGCCGTCCTCGACGCCACCGAGAAGGAGGTGGTGGAGGCGCGGGAGCACCTGCGGCTGGCCAGGACCCGCAGCGAGGGGGGGACGGGGCTTCGGTCGGACGAGCTGCGGGCCCGCACCTTCCTTTCCGAGGCGGAGGAGCGGACCATCACCGCCCTGAACGACCTGCAACTCGCCAAGATGCGGCTCGCCCTCGCGGTGGGGGGCGGTGCGGGGGAATCCCTCGACATCCGCGAGGAGATGAAGGGGGAACCGCTCCGGCTGCAGGAGGAAGAGCTCGTGCGCGCGGCCCTCGTCACCCGTCAGGACCTGAAGGGGGCCGAGAAGGGGGTCGAGCGGGCCGCCGCCGCCGTCGGCCTCGCCGCCAGCGCCTGGCTCCCGACCGTCTATGCCGGCGCCTCATGGCAGATGAATGACCGCGACATCCCCTTCGGCCGCGACAACGACGCCTGGAACGCGGGGGTGACCCTTCGGTGGGAGCTCTTCGACGGGATGCGGCGGAGCAGCGACCAGGGGCGGGCCCGTGCCTCCCGCGACGCGGCGGTCCAGTACCGGGAACAGTTCCGCAAGGAGATCGCCCTCCAGATCCGGGAGAGCCTCCTGCGCCGGGGCGAGGCGGGGAAGCGCCTGGAGGTCGCCCGCCATGCCTTCCTGGCGGCCGAGGAGGGGATGCGGCTCGTGAACAAGCGGTTCGGGGAGGGGCTCGCCACCATGGTGGAGCTCCTCGACGCCCAGACTTCCCTCAACCGTTCCCGCACCGGGCTCGTGGAGCGGGAGACCGATCTTCAGCTGGCGACGGCGCGGGTCTACCACGCCGCCGGCCTCTTTCTGAAGGAGATGATGAATCCGTGA
- a CDS encoding DUF2062 domain-containing protein, with the protein MFNKEKWKKNLKTILSLDSHPGHIAAGFAVGVFISFTPFFGIHTPLAIAAAFLLRINKLTCITGAWVNTPLTVVPALGFSYKLGRLVRGLPPQPLHIRGLEWRHLESHATSLLVGSSLLGFAAALVAYALCYWLLVRFRKRDETFAAITEEMEEVGEELE; encoded by the coding sequence GTGTTCAACAAGGAAAAATGGAAGAAAAACCTCAAGACGATCCTCTCCCTGGACAGCCACCCGGGGCATATCGCCGCGGGGTTCGCCGTGGGGGTCTTCATCAGCTTCACCCCCTTCTTCGGCATCCATACCCCACTCGCCATCGCGGCGGCGTTCCTGCTCCGGATCAACAAGCTCACCTGCATCACCGGCGCCTGGGTGAACACCCCCCTGACGGTGGTGCCGGCCCTCGGGTTCTCCTACAAGCTCGGACGGCTCGTCCGGGGGCTCCCCCCCCAACCCCTCCACATCCGGGGGCTCGAGTGGCGGCACCTGGAAAGCCACGCCACCTCCCTCCTCGTCGGCTCGTCCCTTCTCGGCTTTGCCGCCGCCCTCGTCGCCTATGCCCTCTGCTACTGGCTCCTCGTCCGCTTCCGGAAGCGGGACGAAACCTTCGCCGCTATCACCGAGGAGATGGAAGAGGTGGGCGAAGAGCTGGAATAA
- a CDS encoding inorganic phosphate transporter gives MPDVMLLMLVLVIGAALAFDYINGFHDTANAIATCVSTRALSVRSAIIMAAVLNFAGAMISTKVAATIGKGIVDAGNVTQMVVLAGILGAIVWDLITWYYGLPASSSHAIIGGLMGAVIAHAGSGALHWKGLEKIVLSLVLSPIVGVALGFIVMVIMLWSFRGTAPHAINKQFRRLQVLSAAFMAFSHGTADAQKSMGVITMALVSYGTLSAFVVPTWVKIACAVAMGLGTAAGGWRIIKTVGKDFVKLQPVHGFCVETASAGVILGASSIGMPVSTTHVITSAILGVGLSKRLTAVNWNVAGRILVAWVLTIPASAIMAYVCYQVFNPLLGK, from the coding sequence ATGCCTGACGTCATGCTCCTGATGCTCGTCCTGGTCATCGGGGCGGCCTTGGCGTTCGACTACATCAACGGGTTTCACGACACCGCCAACGCCATCGCCACCTGCGTCTCAACCCGGGCCCTGTCGGTCCGCTCGGCCATCATCATGGCGGCGGTCCTCAACTTCGCCGGGGCCATGATCTCCACCAAGGTCGCCGCCACCATCGGCAAGGGGATCGTCGACGCGGGCAACGTCACCCAGATGGTGGTGCTGGCCGGCATCCTCGGCGCCATCGTCTGGGACCTGATCACCTGGTACTACGGCCTTCCCGCCTCCTCCTCCCACGCCATCATCGGCGGCCTCATGGGTGCGGTCATCGCCCACGCCGGTTCCGGCGCCCTGCACTGGAAGGGGCTTGAGAAGATCGTCCTCTCCCTGGTCCTCTCCCCGATTGTCGGCGTTGCCCTCGGCTTCATCGTCATGGTCATCATGCTCTGGAGCTTCAGGGGCACCGCCCCCCATGCCATCAACAAGCAGTTCCGGCGGCTCCAGGTCCTTTCGGCCGCCTTCATGGCCTTTTCCCACGGCACCGCCGACGCCCAGAAGTCCATGGGGGTCATCACCATGGCCCTGGTGAGCTACGGTACCCTCTCCGCCTTCGTGGTCCCCACCTGGGTCAAGATCGCCTGCGCCGTGGCCATGGGGCTCGGCACCGCCGCCGGCGGGTGGCGGATCATCAAGACCGTCGGCAAGGACTTCGTGAAGCTGCAGCCGGTCCACGGCTTCTGCGTCGAAACCGCCTCGGCCGGGGTCATCCTGGGGGCGTCCTCCATCGGGATGCCGGTCAGCACCACCCACGTCATCACCTCCGCCATTCTCGGCGTCGGCCTCTCCAAGCGGCTCACGGCGGTAAACTGGAACGTGGCGGGACGGATCCTCGTCGCCTGGGTGCTGACCATCCCGGCCTCGGCCATCATGGCCTACGTCTGCTACCAGGTTTTCAATCCGCTTCTCGGGAAATAG
- a CDS encoding DUF47 domain-containing protein — MFGLIPKEEKFFTMFKEMSANITEGARLLKEMLDNFDDPQASQRRIKDVEHRGDAITHDIIQKLNKSFITPFDREDIYSLASALDDMIDLIDASAIRFIMYNVEKPTAEAKELAFIILQSCQAVEKAVSHLGGKFEHIAEHCVEVNALENEADRVCREAISRLFDEEKDPIQLIKWKEIYETLERATDKCEDAANILESVVVKNA, encoded by the coding sequence ATGTTCGGCCTGATCCCGAAGGAAGAGAAGTTTTTCACCATGTTCAAGGAGATGTCCGCCAACATCACGGAGGGAGCCCGCCTCCTGAAGGAGATGCTCGACAATTTCGACGACCCCCAGGCATCCCAGCGCCGCATCAAGGATGTGGAGCACCGGGGCGACGCCATCACCCACGACATCATCCAGAAGCTCAACAAGAGCTTCATCACCCCCTTTGACCGGGAGGACATCTACTCCCTGGCGTCGGCCCTGGACGACATGATCGACCTGATCGACGCCTCGGCGATCCGCTTCATCATGTACAACGTGGAAAAACCGACGGCAGAGGCCAAGGAGCTTGCCTTCATCATCCTCCAGTCGTGCCAGGCGGTGGAGAAGGCGGTTTCCCACCTGGGGGGGAAGTTCGAGCATATCGCCGAGCACTGCGTCGAGGTGAACGCCCTGGAGAACGAGGCCGACCGCGTCTGCCGGGAGGCGATCAGCCGCCTCTTCGACGAGGAGAAAGACCCGATCCAGCTCATCAAGTGGAAGGAGATCTACGAGACCCTCGAACGGGCCACCGACAAGTGCGAGGACGCGGCCAACATCCTGGAAAGCGTGGTGGTGAAAAATGCCTGA
- the uppP gene encoding undecaprenyl-diphosphatase UppP, producing MNPLHATVLGALQGLTEILPISSSAHLILLPWLLGWPESGLTFDVALHVGTLIALCLYFHRDIAELVVNFFSGVSTGFRSSASRLPLYLIAGTIPAAIAGKTLEEPIEALFRHNPAAIAALLIGFGLLLALADTIGSKRWRMDRIDLRTALIIGFAQCLALLPGVSRSGITITAALFAGYGRDTAARFSFLLSLPIVAGAAILKLGHLFKHGIPAGELQPMLIGIATSAVIGYLSIALLLRLVQRHSLYPFVWYRLLVGGTVLVYLFVK from the coding sequence ATGAACCCGCTTCACGCCACCGTTCTCGGCGCCCTCCAGGGGCTCACCGAGATCCTTCCCATCAGCAGCTCGGCGCACCTGATCCTTCTCCCCTGGCTCCTCGGCTGGCCCGAATCGGGGCTCACCTTTGACGTGGCGCTCCACGTCGGCACCCTCATCGCCCTCTGCCTCTACTTCCACCGCGACATCGCCGAACTGGTGGTGAACTTCTTCTCCGGCGTCTCGACCGGCTTCCGCTCCTCCGCCTCCCGGCTCCCCCTCTACCTCATTGCCGGCACCATCCCCGCGGCCATCGCCGGCAAGACTCTGGAGGAACCGATCGAGGCGCTCTTCCGGCATAACCCGGCCGCCATCGCGGCACTCCTCATCGGCTTCGGCCTGCTGCTGGCTCTGGCCGACACCATCGGCAGCAAGCGGTGGCGCATGGACCGCATCGACCTCAGGACGGCCCTCATCATCGGCTTCGCCCAGTGCCTCGCCCTCCTCCCCGGCGTCTCCCGCTCCGGCATCACCATCACCGCGGCCCTTTTCGCCGGGTACGGCCGCGACACGGCGGCCCGCTTTTCCTTTCTCCTCTCGCTCCCCATCGTGGCCGGCGCCGCCATCCTCAAGCTCGGCCACCTCTTCAAGCACGGCATCCCCGCAGGAGAACTGCAGCCGATGCTGATCGGCATCGCCACCTCCGCCGTCATCGGCTACCTCAGCATCGCGCTGCTCCTGCGTCTCGTCCAGCGCCATTCCCTCTATCCCTTCGTCTGGTACCGGCTCCTGGTGGGGGGCACCGTGCTCGTCTACCTCTTCGTAAAGTAA
- the radC gene encoding RadC family protein — protein sequence MGGGIKEWPEDERPREKLVRRGAGILTDAELLALIIRTGDSVTKHSAIDLGRALLQRFGDLRTLAGTTAAELCAVKGMGTAKAASIKAALEIASRINTDRFLVCSDRFTSPEQIYNHYHFALRDRRKEYFLALLLDGKNRIIREVQVSEGSLNQSIVHPREVFNPAVRESAAAVILVHNHPTGDPAPSREDLEITRRLREAGDLMGIKVLDHIIVGDGRFTSFVSQGLL from the coding sequence ATGGGAGGGGGGATCAAGGAGTGGCCCGAGGACGAGCGTCCCCGGGAGAAGCTGGTGCGGCGCGGCGCCGGCATCCTCACCGACGCGGAGCTCCTCGCCCTCATCATCCGCACCGGCGATTCAGTGACCAAACACAGCGCCATCGACCTCGGCCGGGCGCTGCTGCAACGGTTCGGCGATCTCCGCACCCTGGCCGGCACCACGGCGGCCGAACTCTGCGCCGTCAAGGGGATGGGGACGGCCAAGGCGGCCTCCATCAAGGCCGCGCTGGAGATCGCCTCCCGGATCAATACCGACCGGTTCCTGGTCTGCAGTGACCGCTTCACCTCCCCCGAGCAGATCTACAACCACTACCACTTCGCCCTGCGGGACCGGCGCAAGGAGTATTTCCTGGCGCTGCTCCTGGACGGCAAGAACCGGATCATCCGCGAAGTCCAGGTCTCCGAAGGGTCCCTCAACCAGAGCATCGTCCATCCGCGGGAGGTCTTCAACCCGGCGGTGCGCGAATCCGCCGCCGCGGTAATCCTCGTCCACAACCACCCCACCGGCGACCCCGCCCCGAGCCGCGAAGACCTGGAGATCACCCGCCGGCTGCGGGAGGCGGGGGATCTGATGGGGATCAAGGTCCTCGACCACATCATCGTCGGCGACGGGCGGTTCACGAGCTTCGTCTCCCAGGGGCTGCTGTAA
- a CDS encoding complex I NDUFA9 subunit family protein: MKVFLAGGTGFVGGHVRRELLASGHTVRLLVHSRRDGLEQGVEQAEGDVTRLEIFAPAVAGCDATINLVGIIREFPGRGVTFERLHGEATRNVLAAAKGGGVKRHLQMSALGTRPHATSRYHQTKWEAEEQVRGSGLDWTIFRPSIVFGPKDDFINKLAGYIRGYPAVPVIGDGKYRLQPIAADDVARCFARALEIPATVGQTYELCGPDRIVYNDLLDTIGRVLGRGRVAKIPNPLGVMKLVVPLLQGFPFFPITMDQILMLVEENICATPWPAVFGFEPERFEAGIRKYLR, translated from the coding sequence ATGAAGGTATTTCTCGCCGGAGGAACCGGTTTTGTGGGGGGGCACGTGCGGCGCGAACTGCTGGCCAGCGGTCACACCGTTCGCCTTCTGGTCCATAGCCGCCGGGACGGCCTGGAGCAGGGAGTGGAGCAGGCGGAGGGGGACGTGACCCGCCTCGAAATCTTCGCGCCGGCGGTGGCGGGGTGCGACGCCACCATAAACCTCGTGGGGATCATCCGGGAGTTTCCCGGCCGGGGGGTGACCTTCGAGCGGCTCCACGGGGAGGCGACCCGGAACGTGCTGGCGGCGGCGAAGGGGGGGGGCGTGAAGCGCCATCTCCAGATGTCCGCCCTCGGGACCCGTCCCCATGCCACCTCTCGCTACCACCAGACGAAGTGGGAGGCGGAGGAGCAGGTCCGGGGCTCGGGGCTCGACTGGACCATCTTCCGGCCGTCCATCGTCTTCGGGCCGAAGGACGACTTCATCAACAAGCTGGCCGGCTACATCAGGGGGTATCCGGCGGTGCCGGTCATCGGGGATGGGAAGTACCGACTCCAGCCGATCGCGGCCGACGACGTGGCGCGCTGCTTCGCCCGGGCCCTGGAGATCCCCGCAACGGTCGGTCAGACCTACGAACTGTGCGGCCCGGACCGGATCGTCTACAACGACCTCCTCGACACCATCGGCCGGGTGCTCGGCAGGGGGCGCGTGGCGAAGATCCCCAACCCCCTCGGGGTCATGAAGCTGGTGGTGCCGCTCCTGCAGGGATTTCCGTTCTTTCCGATCACCATGGATCAGATCCTGATGCTTGTGGAGGAGAACATCTGCGCCACCCCGTGGCCCGCGGTCTTCGGCTTCGAGCCCGAGCGGTTCGAGGCGGGAATCCGGAAGTACCTCCGCTAG